Sequence from the Desulfovibrionales bacterium genome:
TAGAACCCGGCTACAATTTTTACGGTATAAAGCCGGAGAAGGTCAAGGACCATATCGGCCTGCTGGTGGGATTTCTGGGCTTCTATGTCATCTATACCCTGTGGTTTGGTTATTCCATCTATGAATTGTTTAATGGAATAGGCCTGACCATGACCAAATCCAAGGCCAAGAAGGAATAAAAAACCTAAGACAGGAGGTAAACATGAAGATATTAGTGCCGATCGACGGTTCCAAATATGCCATGGAGGCGGTCAAGATGGTCTCCGAGCTGGCCAGGGCCACGGGCGCTCAGGTGACCCTTATGACCGTAACGCCCTCTATTGCCGATATAGATATCGAATATACGGCCCGTGAACGGGAATCTCTGGAACAGAAAACCACGGCTTATGGAGAAAATGTCCTGGAACAGGCCGAAAAAGTGCTTGGTGCAACGGGATTAATTCCAAAGACCCTCATGATGGCATCAACCTCGGTAGCCGATGCTATCATATCGGCGGCCAAAAAGGGCAAGTTTGACCTTATTGCCGTAGGCAGCCGAGGATTAGGGGCCACGGCCCGTTTTATCATGGGTGGCGTGGCCTCGCGGGTGGTTAATCACGCCCCCTGCTCGGTGCTGGTGGTAAGGATGGAAAAATAGGCAAGGCATCCAGCAAAATATCTACAACAAAAAGGGTCTCTCTCACCGGAGACCCTTTTTGTTGCAAAGGGGGGGCGTAATTCTCCCCCTTTTGCGACTGTGTCGTAATAAATTATTTTCATTGTCCTTTATGTCGCTATGCGACATATGTGTTTCATATGTGATTTTTTATTGATAAAAAATATGTTATATTAATTCAAATGTGGGTGTTTTACTTTATCGTTCATTTTGTAAACTGGCACAAGGTTTATCAATGTCATCTGCACAACCGGCAATACCGGCAATAACAGAATTTACCTCGGGGCTTGGCCGTTTCATGGAGCGCCTGAAGACTATCTACCAGGCCATGGACAAGGCTTACGATGAGATAACAGCTTACTATGGCTGCTCCTGTGCGGGTTGTGACGGCAATTGTTGCACGAGTTACTTTTTCCATTATACGGTGGCGGAGTATCTCTACCTTGCGAAGGGCTTCCAGGCCCTCAGCCCGGAAAGACAACATGAAGTGCGGCGTCTTGCCCGTGAATTTGTAAAGGACCGCGACCGGCTGGAGGCTGAAGGGAAAAAGATTGACCTGATGTGCCCGCTCAATGATAGAGGTCTCTGCGGCCTGTACGCCTTCCGTCCGATGATATGCCGGCTGCACGGAGTCCCACACTCATATCGCAGGCCGGACCTGGCGCTGGTTCGGGGTGAAGGCTGTCCTAAACTGGTCCCGCCGGTCGTAGATACGCCGGGGCATACCATAGAGAAGCCCGCCCGCCGTGAGCTTGACCGCAGCCGATTTTATAGAGATCTGGCCAGGCTGGAACAGGAACTACGCCAGGAAATCGGCTTTGGCGAACGTATCAAGATGACCATTGCCGACATGATCACGTCCATGGAGAAACAGGAGGCATCGTAGATGGAAAAATTGACTTGCATCTTCTGCGGTGGAGAGGCCACTATCCAGGGAAAGTGATACAATGCCCGGGTAGTCTGCAAGGATTGTGGACAAGAGACGAAAAAAGAGGCCTATCAGGACCAGATAGAAAAGTGGATAGAATCTGTCTGTCTGAATACTTCCCCCGTCAAGAGGTAAATCCCGGGGCTTCCGGCCTATGGTCGGTCGCAGACCGGATGTACTCCAGGTAGCAAAATGAAAGGTATTCTCATCCGTTGGATCATAAACGCCGGCGCCCTCTTCCTCGCTGCCCGTGTGGTAGAAGGGATAGAGATCACCGGATTTCTACCGGCCCTGGCCGGTGCCTTGATCCTTGGGATACTGAACACCTTTATTCGTCCGGTTGTACTGATCTTAACCCTCCCTCTAAACGTCCTTACCTTAGGGCTTCTGACTTTTATCATAAACGGCCTTATGCTCAAAATCGCGGCCTCCATCCTTAAGGGCTTTGAGGTCCAGGGCTTTTGGCCGGCGGTCTGGGGCGCCTTGATTATAAGTACCGTAAGCTGGATAATGAACATATTCATTAACTCCCGGGGAAAGATTGAACACATCGAGATGAAAAAAGGTCGGAACGGGCAATGGGAGTAAATGTGAATTAGATAACAAACTTGTTGACAAAATTGTATATTGCGGTAATTGTATCTATATCTGGGGTACGGAGTGGTACTTCAGAGGTAGACAAAGGCGTCCACTGGACTTATTATTTATACGCGTATCCAGCGGACGTTTTTTTATTTCCCCGGGAAGAAATCTTGACGGCATTAATGTATGCACAAAAATGCGCATATCCTATATAGCCGGTCTCTAAGGAGCACATAAAAGTGTTACACCAGCCAATAACTAAAAATTACCACGACTTCATCATCGAGCGTGATCCGGAAAAGTGCATCCAGTGCCAGGTCTGCGTCCGTCAGTGCTCTTACGGCGCGCATATCTACAATGAAAAAGATGAACGGGTTACCGAAGATGAGACCAAATGCGTCGGCTGCCACCGTTGTGAGGCCCTCTGCCCCACCGGGGCCCTGACTATCAGGAGAAACCCGTCCGAATTCAGAGAAAACGCACTCTGGGCCCCGCAGTTTATCAAAAATATTTATAAGCAGGCGGATACCGGCGGCGTCCTTTTGACCGGTATGGGCAACCCTTATCCCTACCCCGTCTATTGGGATCGTATGGTCCTGGATGCCAGTCAGGTGACCAACCCCTCCATTGACCCCCTCCGGGAACCGATGGAACTCAGGACATGGCTCGGCTCTAAACCGGATGCTGTCGAAATAGAAATGAAAAAAGGCAGTCCTAAACTCACAACGCAGTTTTCGCCGCAGTTGCAGGTTAACTACCCCATCCTGTTCTCGGCCATGTCCTATGGATCTATCAATCTGAATGTTCACGTCGGTCTGGCCCGTGCTGCGGAAGAATTAGGAATTCTTTACAATACCGGCGAGGGCGGCCTGCATCAAAGCCTGTATAAATACGGTAAAAATACCATTGTTCAGTGCGCTTCCGGTCGTTTCGGCGTGGACAGCAAGTACCTTAATGCC
This genomic interval carries:
- a CDS encoding YkgJ family cysteine cluster protein gives rise to the protein MSSAQPAIPAITEFTSGLGRFMERLKTIYQAMDKAYDEITAYYGCSCAGCDGNCCTSYFFHYTVAEYLYLAKGFQALSPERQHEVRRLAREFVKDRDRLEAEGKKIDLMCPLNDRGLCGLYAFRPMICRLHGVPHSYRRPDLALVRGEGCPKLVPPVVDTPGHTIEKPARRELDRSRFYRDLARLEQELRQEIGFGERIKMTIADMITSMEKQEAS
- a CDS encoding phage holin family protein, which produces MKGILIRWIINAGALFLAARVVEGIEITGFLPALAGALILGILNTFIRPVVLILTLPLNVLTLGLLTFIINGLMLKIAASILKGFEVQGFWPAVWGALIISTVSWIMNIFINSRGKIEHIEMKKGRNGQWE
- a CDS encoding universal stress protein, which produces MKILVPIDGSKYAMEAVKMVSELARATGAQVTLMTVTPSIADIDIEYTARERESLEQKTTAYGENVLEQAEKVLGATGLIPKTLMMASTSVADAIISAAKKGKFDLIAVGSRGLGATARFIMGGVASRVVNHAPCSVLVVRMEK